The Lentisphaerota bacterium genome includes a region encoding these proteins:
- a CDS encoding transcriptional regulator, translating into MPTQQESSVGEEAVQAIASVFARVGSAAEMRRFFDEILTAAETRDLALRWLLLRKLRAGMPQRRIADELGISLCKITRGSKLLKNRKSVTVRMLDDGHDSEDGEG; encoded by the coding sequence ATGCCCACACAGCAGGAGTCATCGGTCGGCGAAGAGGCGGTGCAGGCGATCGCCTCCGTCTTCGCCCGGGTCGGATCGGCTGCTGAGATGCGCCGCTTCTTCGACGAGATTCTGACTGCCGCCGAGACGCGGGATCTGGCGCTGCGATGGCTGTTGCTCCGAAAGCTCCGCGCCGGCATGCCGCAGCGCAGGATCGCCGATGAACTGGGCATCAGCCTGTGCAAAATCACCCGAGGCTCCAAGCTATTGAAAAACCGAAAGTCGGTGACGGTGCGGATGCTGGATGACGGGCATGACAGCGAGGACGGGGAGGGGTGA
- a CDS encoding thiol peroxidase, with the protein MATVTFKGTPVSISGTLPAVGSRAPAFALVKGDLSDARLADFAGKTVVLSIFPSIDTPVCAASVRRFNEAVGAKVNTVVLCVSADLPFAQGRFCAAEGLKHVVPLSAFRNPEFGTAYGVTVTAGPLRGLFSRAVLVISPAGTVTYAEQVPDIAQEPDYAAALRALA; encoded by the coding sequence ATGGCAACAGTCACGTTTAAAGGAACCCCGGTGTCAATCAGTGGAACCCTGCCGGCTGTCGGCAGCCGTGCGCCGGCTTTTGCGCTCGTGAAAGGCGATCTTTCCGACGCGCGGCTGGCCGATTTTGCGGGCAAGACGGTGGTGCTGAGCATTTTTCCGAGCATCGACACGCCGGTGTGCGCGGCGTCGGTCCGCCGATTTAACGAGGCGGTCGGCGCGAAGGTCAACACGGTGGTGCTGTGCGTTTCGGCTGACCTGCCTTTTGCACAGGGCCGGTTTTGCGCGGCCGAGGGGCTGAAGCACGTCGTGCCCTTGTCCGCCTTCCGCAACCCCGAATTTGGGACGGCGTATGGTGTGACGGTCACCGCCGGGCCGTTGCGCGGACTGTTTTCGCGCGCCGTCCTGGTGATCAGCCCGGCGGGTACGGTCACGTATGCCGAGCAGGTGCCCGACATTGCGCAGGAACCCGACTACGCGGCGGCGCTGCGCGCGCTCGCGTGA
- a CDS encoding sigma-54-dependent Fis family transcriptional regulator — METQTNHRPLVLVVDDDKNTRDGLERALRRLYDVRQAESAPRAMDELARGDVDVMLADLRMPGMDGLELLRRVQARHPDVVCLLLSAYGSIETAVEAMKQGAYDFLTKPVNLDHLEVVLERALQSRAMKARVQELEGRLDDKYGMERIIGQAPEMRHVFDLIRQAAPTQATVLIRGASGTGKELVAQAVHRLSGRARGPFVAVHCAALSPTLLESELFGHERGAFTGATARRKGRFEQADGGTLFLDEISEIDASLQVKLLRVLETRTFERVGGEETVAVDIRLIAATNRNLEEWVKQGKFREDLYFRLNVVDINLPTLAQRAADIPLLSDAFIREYAGKHGRVIAGMTPDAAELLGVYAWPGNVRELRNTIEKMVVLAHSDRLGVRDVPPNIRDAVRGRAPAARASGGALADVERDRILAVLAGKQQNRSQAAVELGISRRTLIRKLNVYREQGLLPEMLGSGAPEA, encoded by the coding sequence ATGGAAACACAGACGAATCACCGTCCGCTGGTTCTGGTGGTGGATGACGACAAGAACACACGCGACGGGCTGGAGCGGGCTTTGCGGCGGCTTTACGACGTCCGGCAGGCCGAAAGCGCGCCTCGGGCCATGGACGAGCTGGCCCGCGGTGATGTTGACGTGATGCTCGCCGATCTGCGCATGCCGGGGATGGACGGACTCGAACTCCTGCGCCGCGTGCAGGCGCGCCATCCCGACGTGGTGTGTTTGCTGCTCTCGGCTTACGGCTCCATCGAGACGGCGGTCGAGGCGATGAAGCAGGGCGCCTACGATTTTCTCACCAAGCCGGTCAATCTGGATCATCTGGAGGTGGTGCTCGAACGCGCGCTCCAGTCGCGCGCGATGAAGGCGCGGGTTCAGGAGCTCGAGGGCCGGCTCGACGACAAATACGGAATGGAGCGGATCATCGGGCAGGCGCCCGAGATGCGACACGTGTTTGACCTCATTCGCCAGGCCGCGCCCACCCAGGCGACCGTCCTGATTCGCGGCGCCAGCGGCACCGGCAAGGAGCTGGTCGCCCAAGCCGTCCACCGGCTGAGCGGCCGCGCGCGCGGACCATTCGTGGCCGTCCATTGCGCGGCGCTATCGCCGACGCTGCTGGAGAGCGAATTGTTCGGGCACGAGCGCGGCGCGTTCACCGGCGCGACCGCCCGGCGCAAGGGGCGCTTCGAACAGGCCGACGGCGGGACACTGTTTCTGGACGAGATCTCGGAAATTGACGCCAGCCTTCAGGTCAAACTCCTGCGAGTGCTCGAGACCCGCACGTTCGAGCGGGTCGGTGGCGAGGAGACGGTGGCGGTCGACATCCGGCTGATCGCCGCGACCAACCGCAATCTGGAGGAGTGGGTCAAACAGGGCAAATTCCGGGAGGATCTCTACTTTCGACTGAACGTGGTCGACATCAACCTGCCCACGCTGGCCCAGCGGGCCGCCGATATTCCGCTGTTGAGCGATGCGTTTATCCGTGAATACGCCGGCAAGCACGGCCGTGTGATCGCGGGGATGACGCCCGATGCCGCCGAACTGCTGGGGGTTTACGCCTGGCCGGGGAACGTCCGTGAGTTGCGTAACACGATCGAAAAGATGGTGGTACTCGCGCACAGCGACCGCCTCGGCGTGCGGGACGTGCCGCCCAATATCCGCGACGCGGTCAGGGGGCGCGCCCCGGCCGCGAGAGCCAGCGGCGGGGCGCTGGCCGATGTCGAGCGCGACAGGATTCTGGCTGTGCTGGCGGGCAAACAGCAAAACCGATCTCAGGCGGCAGTCGAACTGGGCATCAGCCGCCGCACGCTGATCCGCAAGCTCAACGTCTACCGCGAGCAGGGATTGCTGCCGGAAATGCTCGGGTCGGGCGCGCCTGAGGCATGA